In Akkermansia muciniphila, one DNA window encodes the following:
- a CDS encoding hemolysin family protein: protein MILFVTFVIVFLILVNAFYVAAEFAAVSVRRNMIREMAENGSRVAVQLLKILENTKELDRYIAACQFGITISSLVLGAYGQVELAAYLFPLFERFGGMDSVMANSVAALVVLIGLTVFQVILGELMPKSLALQFPKQAALYTYYPMRWTQACFAWFIDFLNGSGLLLLKLFRLPPGGHQHIHSQQEINMLLDESHQGGMLEEDEHERLHSALSLAERTVEQIMIPRFQLVCLDADATQEDILDMIADRPHTHIPVYEGSRESVIGMLHIKDMVAAYAEKGILPPLRSMLRQVPCVMEMQTVEMLMARLREDRAKEAFVLDEYGKFVGLVTLERLLGEMVGDIDEEFIRSGEKVENLPDGSVRIPGMMRAHKVECLIPFLMNGATTVGGCVIKHMSCIPKEGERLIIAGRVLVVEKMDHNRVSSILLLPPESKENEPAMESGVGA, encoded by the coding sequence ATGATTCTTTTTGTCACTTTCGTTATTGTTTTTCTGATTCTGGTCAACGCCTTTTATGTTGCGGCAGAATTCGCTGCAGTAAGCGTACGCCGTAACATGATCCGGGAAATGGCGGAGAACGGCAGCAGGGTGGCTGTTCAGTTGCTTAAGATTTTGGAAAATACCAAGGAGCTGGACCGATACATTGCGGCCTGTCAGTTCGGTATTACCATTTCCAGCCTGGTTCTGGGCGCGTACGGACAGGTTGAACTGGCCGCCTATCTGTTCCCTCTGTTTGAGCGGTTTGGCGGGATGGATTCCGTAATGGCCAATTCTGTGGCAGCCCTTGTTGTGCTGATCGGCCTGACGGTTTTTCAGGTAATTCTTGGGGAATTGATGCCCAAATCCCTGGCGCTTCAGTTTCCCAAACAGGCAGCTTTGTATACCTATTATCCCATGCGCTGGACACAGGCCTGCTTCGCATGGTTCATTGACTTCCTGAATGGAAGCGGTTTGTTGCTTCTTAAGCTGTTCCGTCTCCCTCCGGGAGGCCATCAGCACATCCACTCCCAGCAGGAGATTAATATGCTGCTGGATGAAAGTCATCAGGGCGGGATGTTGGAAGAGGATGAGCATGAACGACTGCACAGCGCCTTGTCTCTGGCGGAACGCACGGTGGAACAAATTATGATTCCCCGTTTTCAGCTTGTTTGCCTGGATGCGGATGCCACGCAGGAAGATATTTTGGACATGATTGCAGACAGGCCCCATACTCATATTCCCGTGTATGAAGGGAGTCGTGAGTCCGTCATTGGCATGCTGCATATCAAGGATATGGTAGCCGCGTATGCGGAAAAGGGGATTCTGCCTCCTCTCCGTTCCATGTTGAGGCAGGTGCCGTGCGTGATGGAAATGCAGACGGTGGAGATGCTGATGGCCCGGCTGCGGGAAGACAGAGCCAAGGAAGCCTTTGTGCTGGATGAATACGGAAAGTTTGTGGGGCTGGTAACGCTGGAACGTCTGCTGGGTGAAATGGTGGGAGATATTGATGAGGAATTCATCCGTTCCGGGGAGAAAGTGGAAAACCTGCCGGATGGTTCCGTGCGCATCCCCGGTATGATGCGTGCCCATAAGGTGGAATGCCTAATACCTTTTTTGATGAATGGCGCCACTACGGTGGGCGGCTGCGTGATTAAGCACATGTCCTGCATTCCGAAGGAAGGGGAGCGCCTGATTATCGCCGGGCGCGTGCTGGTGGTGGAAAAGATGGACCATAACCGCGTTTCCTCCATCCTGCTGCTGCCTCCGGAGAGCAAGGAGAATGAACCTGCCATGGAAAGCGGGGTGGGCGCATGA
- a CDS encoding polyribonucleotide nucleotidyltransferase, with protein sequence MSIHSVECNVGTNPITIETGKMARLADGAVVVRSGDTVVLVTVVSATKVKEGQTFFPLSVEYKEKAAAAGMFPGGYFKREGRPTEKEILTCRMTDRPLRPMFPKGYFYDTQVITLLLSADGENEPDILSINGASAACVVSDLPFAEPVGAVRVGRIDGQFVINPTNSQREHSQLDLVFAGTKDQVIMIEGSANELPEEDFIAALRVAQENVKVICEKQEELRAVCGKEKRAYELCLAKPELLEIGYEIAGDRIEEAIYAPSKVERQKKVGALRDEVEAAIKERHPEATDFDVEQVFEYIQKKAFRISIMEKDKRADGRALKQLRPLTAEVNVLPPVVHGSALFARGETMSLCLATLAPMEERQYMDNYTGSVNEKRFILHYNFPPFSVGDTGRFGGQNRREIGHGALAERSIAPVVPGEEEFPYAIRVSSEIMESNGSTSMASVCAGTMSLLAAGVPLKRPVAGISVGLVTEQNDQHEITSYKTLLDIIGSEDFYGDMDFKLCGTSEGVTGYQLDLKLPGIPLSILEEAIHVAKAGRTDVLKVMNDAIAAPAQMSPNAPRIETTKIPADRIGELIGPGGKNIKAIQAESGADINIEEDGTVHIYAAKQEGLDRALELVTRMFKTIEIGELYTGKIVSTTTFGAFMEVLPGKDGLIHISELAEGRTAKTEDVVSVGDVVTAKCIGIDDKGRVKMSIRAALRDAKAAEAEAAGITE encoded by the coding sequence ATGAGCATACATTCAGTTGAATGCAACGTTGGTACGAATCCCATCACGATTGAAACCGGTAAGATGGCCCGTCTGGCGGACGGCGCTGTTGTTGTCCGCAGCGGCGATACCGTCGTTCTTGTGACCGTGGTAAGCGCCACCAAAGTCAAGGAAGGACAAACCTTCTTCCCCCTGTCCGTGGAGTACAAGGAAAAGGCCGCTGCGGCGGGTATGTTCCCCGGCGGCTATTTCAAACGCGAAGGGCGTCCCACGGAAAAGGAAATCCTGACGTGCCGCATGACGGACCGCCCCCTGCGCCCGATGTTCCCCAAAGGGTACTTCTACGATACGCAGGTAATTACTCTTCTGCTCTCCGCCGATGGTGAAAACGAACCGGACATTCTGAGCATTAACGGCGCTTCCGCCGCTTGTGTCGTTTCCGACCTTCCTTTTGCCGAACCTGTGGGGGCTGTGCGCGTGGGGCGTATTGACGGCCAGTTCGTTATCAATCCGACCAATTCCCAGCGCGAACATAGCCAGCTGGATCTGGTATTTGCCGGCACGAAGGACCAGGTCATCATGATTGAAGGTTCCGCTAATGAATTGCCGGAAGAAGATTTTATCGCCGCTTTGCGTGTTGCCCAGGAAAACGTGAAGGTCATTTGCGAAAAGCAGGAAGAGCTCCGCGCCGTTTGCGGTAAGGAGAAGCGCGCTTATGAACTTTGCCTTGCCAAGCCGGAATTGCTGGAAATCGGCTATGAAATTGCCGGCGATCGCATTGAGGAAGCTATTTATGCCCCTTCCAAGGTGGAGCGCCAGAAGAAAGTGGGAGCCCTGCGCGACGAGGTGGAGGCTGCCATCAAGGAACGCCATCCGGAAGCTACTGACTTTGATGTGGAACAGGTTTTTGAATATATTCAGAAAAAGGCCTTCCGCATCTCCATCATGGAAAAGGACAAACGGGCCGATGGCCGGGCTCTCAAGCAGCTGCGCCCTCTGACCGCGGAAGTCAATGTGCTGCCTCCTGTGGTGCACGGTTCCGCGCTGTTCGCCCGCGGTGAAACAATGTCCCTTTGCCTGGCGACGCTCGCTCCGATGGAAGAACGCCAGTACATGGACAATTACACGGGAAGCGTGAATGAAAAGCGCTTCATCCTGCATTACAATTTCCCGCCTTTCTCCGTGGGAGACACTGGCCGTTTCGGTGGTCAGAACCGCCGGGAAATCGGCCACGGCGCTTTGGCGGAACGTTCCATCGCTCCAGTCGTGCCTGGCGAAGAGGAATTCCCGTACGCCATTCGCGTCTCTTCTGAAATCATGGAATCCAACGGTTCCACCTCCATGGCTTCCGTCTGCGCGGGCACGATGTCTCTGCTGGCGGCCGGCGTGCCCCTCAAGCGTCCTGTGGCGGGTATTTCCGTGGGCCTGGTGACGGAACAGAATGACCAGCATGAAATCACCTCTTACAAAACTCTGCTGGATATCATCGGTTCCGAAGACTTTTACGGTGATATGGACTTCAAGCTTTGCGGCACGTCGGAGGGCGTGACAGGCTACCAGCTGGACCTCAAGCTGCCTGGCATTCCCCTCTCCATACTGGAGGAAGCCATTCACGTGGCGAAAGCCGGCCGCACGGATGTTCTGAAGGTCATGAATGACGCCATTGCCGCTCCGGCCCAGATGAGCCCGAATGCTCCCCGTATTGAGACCACCAAGATTCCCGCCGACCGCATTGGCGAGCTGATTGGCCCCGGCGGCAAGAACATTAAGGCTATTCAGGCTGAATCCGGCGCCGATATCAATATTGAGGAAGATGGCACCGTGCATATTTACGCCGCCAAGCAGGAAGGCCTGGACCGTGCTCTGGAATTGGTTACCCGCATGTTCAAGACCATTGAAATCGGGGAACTGTACACCGGTAAGATTGTTTCCACGACCACCTTTGGCGCGTTTATGGAAGTGCTGCCCGGCAAGGATGGCCTGATTCATATCTCCGAGCTGGCCGAAGGCCGCACCGCCAAGACGGAGGATGTCGTAAGCGTTGGAGACGTGGTGACTGCCAAGTGCATCGGCATTGACGACAAGGGACGCGTGAAAATGTCCATACGTGCCGCTCTACGCGATGCCAAGGCTGCCGAAGCAGAAGCTGCTGGCATTACGGAATAA
- the rpsO gene encoding 30S ribosomal protein S15: MSNEINLQEFKMHEKDSGSSSYQIARLTQRIAHLTEHLSTNKHDVSSRRGLLKMVALRRKLLDYVKREDLAQYQSLIQRLGLRR, from the coding sequence ATGAGTAACGAAATCAATTTGCAGGAATTCAAGATGCATGAGAAGGATTCCGGTAGCTCCAGCTACCAGATCGCCCGCCTGACCCAGCGCATCGCCCACCTGACGGAACACCTGAGCACGAACAAGCACGATGTTTCTTCCCGCCGCGGGTTGTTGAAGATGGTGGCTCTGCGCCGCAAGCTTCTTGATTACGTCAAGCGTGAAGATCTGGCTCAGTACCAGAGCCTGATTCAGCGTCTTGGCCTTCGCCGCTAA
- a CDS encoding sugar O-acetyltransferase, whose protein sequence is MASKDWNNMLSGRLYHAQDSELAAARLRARRLVFRYNQSAPEDECLRRDLARELFGQMGEGCYLEPPLRCDYGSNIRLGDRVYANFNLVVLDCAAVTIGNDVLIGPNVGIYTAGHPVDPELRRQGLEFARPITIEDGVWIGGHAVIAPGVRIGRNSVIGAGSVVTRDIPANVVAVGNPCRVVRSVTEKDREVWNTGKNEEGPLSQEQRQIPRNDEI, encoded by the coding sequence ATGGCCTCGAAGGACTGGAATAACATGCTGTCCGGGCGCCTGTATCATGCCCAGGATTCTGAATTGGCCGCCGCCCGGCTCAGGGCGCGCCGGCTCGTTTTCCGCTACAACCAGTCCGCTCCGGAAGATGAGTGTCTGCGCCGGGATTTGGCCCGGGAGCTTTTCGGCCAAATGGGAGAGGGGTGTTATCTGGAACCTCCGCTGCGTTGTGATTACGGCTCCAATATACGGCTGGGGGACCGGGTGTATGCCAATTTCAACCTCGTGGTGCTGGACTGCGCTGCCGTTACCATCGGCAATGACGTGCTGATAGGTCCCAATGTGGGCATTTATACTGCCGGGCATCCCGTAGACCCGGAGCTGAGGCGGCAGGGGCTGGAATTTGCCCGGCCTATTACCATTGAGGACGGAGTATGGATAGGCGGTCACGCGGTGATTGCTCCGGGCGTGCGTATCGGAAGAAATTCCGTGATAGGAGCGGGCAGCGTGGTGACGAGGGACATCCCCGCCAATGTCGTGGCTGTGGGCAATCCCTGCCGCGTGGTTCGCTCCGTGACGGAGAAGGACCGCGAAGTTTGGAATACCGGGAAAAATGAAGAGGGGCCGCTTTCGCAGGAACAAAGGCAAATTCCCCGGAATGACGAAATTTGA
- a CDS encoding L,D-transpeptidase family protein, which yields MPVEEMTGYFEETGTIPGHLLKWEDDPSLPGKLLVVVDKKKQMMYIYRGTHRIAYAPISSGRSSGMTPSGYFLISSKDEDHHSYYGAFINADGELRDGDIRRDSPRPGERFEPAKMPYFMRVNGAVGIHEGYLPGHPSSHGCIRVPHLIAKNLFEIAPVGTRVVVRDGNWNIHELQKKPSGIFRTVHKSSAPVAGANSASSGKKELVKSEMSVKKDAAAMPSVGKQKNRQLPFSEADAVNSSSSNGLEGLE from the coding sequence ATGCCGGTAGAAGAAATGACGGGATATTTTGAGGAAACGGGGACTATTCCGGGGCACCTGCTCAAGTGGGAAGATGATCCGTCTCTGCCCGGAAAGCTGCTGGTCGTAGTGGATAAGAAAAAGCAGATGATGTATATCTACCGGGGGACGCACCGCATTGCGTATGCTCCCATCAGTTCCGGGAGAAGTTCCGGCATGACGCCCTCCGGCTACTTCCTCATCTCTTCCAAGGATGAGGATCATCATTCTTATTACGGCGCGTTTATTAATGCTGACGGAGAATTGCGGGACGGGGATATACGAAGGGATTCCCCCCGCCCCGGCGAGAGGTTTGAACCTGCCAAGATGCCCTATTTCATGAGAGTGAACGGGGCCGTAGGAATTCATGAAGGGTACTTGCCCGGTCATCCGTCCTCCCATGGATGTATCCGTGTCCCCCACCTGATCGCGAAAAATCTTTTTGAAATAGCTCCCGTAGGAACCCGTGTGGTTGTCAGGGATGGAAACTGGAACATTCACGAGCTTCAAAAAAAGCCGTCCGGAATATTCAGGACGGTGCACAAGTCTTCCGCTCCGGTGGCTGGCGCCAATTCGGCTTCCTCCGGAAAGAAGGAACTTGTAAAATCGGAAATGTCCGTAAAAAAGGACGCCGCCGCCATGCCGTCTGTGGGAAAACAGAAAAACAGGCAACTGCCTTTTTCTGAGGCGGACGCTGTGAACTCTTCTTCATCCAATGGCCTCGAAGGACTGGAATAA